In one Agrobacterium tumefaciens genomic region, the following are encoded:
- the yajC gene encoding preprotein translocase subunit YajC: MFISQAFAQDAAGGASAFGSGLEMLFLFAPLMVVWYFFLIRPQRAQMKKRQETLTSIRRGDQVVLGGGIVGKVTKVIDDNELEVEIAEGVKIRAARAYIAEVRVKGEVVKTEAAS, from the coding sequence ATGTTCATTAGTCAAGCTTTTGCCCAGGACGCAGCGGGTGGCGCATCGGCCTTCGGGTCTGGCCTTGAAATGCTTTTCCTGTTTGCGCCGCTTATGGTGGTCTGGTACTTTTTCCTCATCCGTCCGCAGCGCGCGCAGATGAAGAAGCGTCAGGAGACGCTGACCAGCATTCGCCGTGGCGATCAGGTCGTTCTCGGCGGCGGCATCGTCGGCAAGGTGACCAAGGTCATCGACGACAATGAACTGGAAGTCGAAATCGCCGAAGGCGTGAAAATCCGTGCCGCTCGTGCCTATATTGCCGAAGTGCGCGTGAAGGGCGAAGTGGTCAAGACGGAAGCCGCTTCCTGA
- a CDS encoding ATP-binding protein, with protein MIREETATLLLAELRRLNIAVERLAGPAPAINDWNAADCFVWSPVNSFLQPVARPNRIALKLIRGVDHVRDILHENTLRFADGFPANNVLLWGARGMGKSSLVKAVHEDVRAASGVPLKLVEVHREDIHTLPALLDILKASGERVIVFCDDLSFDHDDTAYKSLKAALDGGIEGRPDNVLFYATSNRRHLLPRHMMENEQSTAINPSEAVEEKVSLSDRFGLWLGFHKCGQEDYLTMIDSYATHFDLGLDRETLHHEALEWATTRGGRSGRVAWQYIQDAAGRLRKSIDR; from the coding sequence ATGATTCGAGAAGAGACGGCCACCCTGCTTCTTGCCGAACTGCGTAGACTGAACATTGCCGTGGAACGGCTCGCCGGCCCGGCACCCGCCATAAACGACTGGAATGCGGCCGATTGTTTCGTCTGGTCGCCGGTCAACTCCTTCCTGCAGCCGGTCGCACGTCCGAACCGCATTGCGCTGAAACTCATTCGTGGCGTTGACCATGTGCGCGACATCCTGCACGAAAACACGCTGCGTTTTGCCGATGGTTTTCCCGCCAATAACGTGCTGCTCTGGGGCGCGCGCGGCATGGGCAAATCCTCGCTGGTCAAGGCTGTTCACGAAGATGTGCGCGCAGCAAGCGGCGTTCCCCTGAAACTGGTCGAGGTGCACCGCGAGGATATCCACACCCTGCCCGCCTTGCTCGACATCTTGAAGGCTTCCGGTGAACGCGTCATCGTCTTCTGCGACGACCTCTCCTTCGACCACGACGACACGGCCTACAAATCCCTGAAGGCGGCGCTCGACGGCGGCATCGAGGGACGGCCGGACAATGTTCTGTTTTACGCCACGTCCAACCGCCGCCACCTTCTGCCGCGTCACATGATGGAAAACGAGCAGTCGACGGCCATCAACCCCTCGGAAGCGGTGGAGGAGAAAGTCTCGCTCTCGGATCGCTTCGGCCTCTGGCTCGGTTTCCACAAATGCGGTCAGGAAGACTACCTGACCATGATCGACAGCTATGCCACGCATTTCGATCTGGGACTCGATCGCGAAACCCTGCATCACGAGGCGCTGGAATGGGCCACCACGCGCGGAGGACGCTCCGGCCGTGTGGCCTGGCAATATATTCAGGATGCCGCCGGGCGCCTGAGGAAATCGATCGACAGATAG